A portion of the Hydractinia symbiolongicarpus strain clone_291-10 chromosome 10, HSymV2.1, whole genome shotgun sequence genome contains these proteins:
- the LOC130613251 gene encoding adenylate cyclase type 10-like isoform X2 encodes MLICFLQDDTRHTISSRRSKKCFSPGINQQNIKIIVSWQIKLCKDMPSTKEFLGVVMFADISGFTALTEKYSAMATADGTSGTDKLSATLNAYIGKIVDEIINRKGDVLKFAGDAILATWKCSDIGHNAKSLLNKVINCSIDIQANCDNFMTEVGIVLRVKLAIAVGGMCLTNVGLPPAKQFDISGSAVDDVGATEKQAIPGSVILSQLAWANCEQSLFSATPLENGTYFKLIGHAQQGTSTETNNQTNENNVAIILQTSERMVTSALDYLIDQCTDYTQDMPKALLLDEDEKVTTGRFLAKNAMTGTNAKEKRRKKFERLTMTSNLSPQEVQNLRAYVPEPVLHKLDHGQDLEWLSEMRQVSVLFINMQLPTTPTEGSKVLQKAFEVVYDACTRYKGNLNKVFGFDKGCTFVVIFGLPGQKHEDDPSRAVQCAHHIFDSLHAIQEIVNESIGVTTGLAFCGVVGHKDRHEYTVIGSKVNMAARLMMYYPGLLTCDAETFEGAKTRLRKQDFTPLPYIELKGMKDPGVVREYNPNSSKKDEQDIVVYPMLGRKQEMRVWRELMKKQKVGSLHRSEVVIIEGEAGIGKTKLLEEFMDDAEKCHMRVIHAEGDVSHAQSTYYIVNTLMRAFFDVEGESREKYIMSIINEDAEITENIGLLSDIISTYIATTPNIMDVQENERQEKHKYILTKLLNLVVSEQNSVIAVDNARYIDAKSWELLEYWTQTVNTTFIFSIRTLASSGQLCESAVRLIENTDSKLHLRLTGLQSEHIPDLMCQLLEVNEVPKKLCEIVQIKSQGVPSWCEQLIKDMVDSNTIQFVARSSCLPLNTQKNLSRFEIPLINTHDYLSSEEMGCIKENERVATPSLSPSQMQLRRQGKTRKESDASGKRLSICKSNFSKIQSVSSSFVYDEENYIKASPGVMPQETDEVCVIPQHIDLKKMLVPDSMKDMVLARIDRMSLHEQTILKCAAVLGQSFTRDLLNAIIPKNCINMLDTTLYNLCKQKIFECGSLAIISSQNRNQSTYDFQHQENITAPSKPQHHYHHHVMTGIHKTQVLCGCYAYEGYAVINLSQSNAFSDNKKRICLYLQFSNSFVQEAAYALWLEDQRRALHERAAVYLEQQSQKCRSCGGDGFIPGYGRGISASEQIKNGKTRKFSVSHSQRSGSRSFSLFNENKRYIASQNTLEEALKLRNKSKAEHLKNYEPTGYRGESIGLALIAMARLLAESQENRQLESQKNFRTFTKRVNRIHPSQTIGKLATKALLMEFKQSSILSGASSSQKTRKASTFVENCNIDLSHCQCAQIQALVLPKLVYYLKAAGNLMKTFHYTIDAASAELNVNKSMNCLTLLEDVDRMIRQQEGSNYQGFLVTDEDRAKVECLKGQALCKMDCLDEGIQHFHNALKLLNTPQPSSKFGVLMRTWKASLVQTLHQKMPGVFTDNKSEETEFSVEQVRCLSFLSKAYHMKKDYARAYLANLEQLNMAEEVCGEFWNEMMVAYTDIITSCQINGNFNLGKVYEQMAKEKAKSASINVEDMLTVGQFHLTCASFHLANGDINNALNAGTDCYKIAKGLTDANMKIHIIPVLAHMYLLKLRAQSCSEILKEMMPLVLKIEDHQAKWIYYSCCVDLLLDTGMTMYPLEEITKFAETPEESTVNDFLKKYLNMALTLWYVRHNRWSEAGSHFQDYSDWDIETTYQTFQSRFLSISAEYYLHCFRLNPTTQRKNAVQKAINKFKIHMRCKGLFQARLYHLQAYFAYLKGKSNRAKLLLEDSVVASKNNDVSFDLEWAMASKATWFNDQSEEIELEPLMSRSSKYILPRIQ; translated from the exons ATGTTAATATGTTTTTTACAAGATGACACAAGACACACTATTTCCAGCAGGCGATCGAAGAAATGTTTCTCGCCTGGGATTAACcaacaaaacatcaaaattatcGTCTCTTGGCAGATCAAGTTATG CAAGGATATGCCATCAACTAAAGAATTTCTCGGAGTGGTGATGTTTGCTGATATCTCAG gattTACAGCTTTGACAGAAAAATACAGCGCTATGGCAACAGCGGATGGCACAAGTGGTACTGACAAGTTGTCGGCAACATTAAATGCTTATATAGGAAAGATAGTAGATG AAATTATAAATAGAAAAGGGGACGTCTTGAAGTTTGCTG GTGATGCGATTCTAGCTACTTGGAAATGTAGCGATATAGGTCATAATGCAAAATCACTTTTAAACAAAGTCATAAACTGTAGCATCGACATTCAGGCCAACTGCGATAATTTCATGACTGAGGTTGGAATCGTGTTGAGAGTAAAGTTAGCCATTGCAGTTGGGGGGATGTGTTTAACCAATGTTGGCCTACCACCCGCTAAACAGTTTGATATTTCTGGTTCCGCTGTGGATGATGTAGGAGCAACAGAGAAGCAAGCCATCCCTGGCTCCGTTATACTTTCACAGCTAGCTTGGGCTAATTGTGAACAGAGTTTATTTTCTGCAACACCTTTAGAAAATGGAACATATTTTAAG cttATCGGGCATGCGCAACAGGGAACTTCAACTGAAACAAATAATCAGACTAATGAAAACAATGTGGCAATAATTTTGCAAACTTCGGAAAGAATGGTTACGTCAGCATTAGACTATTTAATCGACCAATGCACGGACTACACCCAGGATATGCCTAAAGCTTTACTGTTGGATGAAGACGAGAAAGTCACAACTGGCAGATTCTTGGCTAAAAATGCCATGACCGGAACTAAcgcaaaagaaaaaagaaggaaaaaattcG AGAGGTTGACCATGACATCCAACTTGTCACCACAAGAAGTTCAAAATTTAAGAGCATATGTCCCTGAGCCAGTTTTACACAAA CTCGACCATGGACAAGACTTAGAGTGGCTTTCTGAAATGCGGCAAGTCTCcgttttgtttataaatatGCAGCTTCCAACAACCCCTACGGAGGGTAGTAAAGTCTTACAAAAGGCTTTTGAAGTTGTGTACGACGCTTGTACTAGGTATAAAG GTAACTTGAATAAAGTATTCGGATTTGAcaag GGTTGTACGTTTGTTGTTATATTTGGACTTCCTGGTCAAAAACACGAAGACGATCCCTCCCGTGCTGTGCAATGTGCTCATCACATTTTCGATTCTTTGCATGCGATACAAGAAATTGT GAATGAAAGTATTGGAGTCACTACTGGTCTTGCTTTTTGCGGAGTTGTTGGTCACAAAGATAGACATGAATACACAG TGATTGGGAGTAAAGTTAACATGGCAGCACGACTGATGATGTATTACCCTGGCTTACTGACTTGTGATGCTGAAACATTTGAAGGTGCAAAAACGAGACTACGAAAACAAGATTTCACCCCCTTACCTTACATTGAATTAAAAGGGATGAAAGATCCTGGTGTCGTACGGGAATACAATCCAAACTCCAG CAAGAAAGATGAACAGGATATTGTTGTTTATCCAATGCTAG GACGAAAACAAGAAATGAGGGTGTGGAGAGAGctaatgaaaaaacaaaaagttggaAGTTTACATAGAAGTGAGGTTGTGATTATCGAAGGAGAGGCAGGCATTGGGAAAACAAAGTTGTTGGAAGAATTCATGGATGATGCGGAAAAGTGCCATATGCGTGTTATTCATGCTGAGGGTGATGTGTCACACGCACAAAGCACTTACTATATTGTTAATACTCTGATGAGGGCATTTTTTGATGTAGAAGGTGAAAGCAGGGAAAAATACATCATGTCTATTATAAACGAGGACGCCGAAATCACGGAAAATATTGGCCTGTTGAGTGATATTATTTCAACCTAT ATTGCAACAACACCGAATATCATGGATGTCCAAGAAAACGAAAGGCAAGAGAAACATAAATACATTCTTACGAAACTTCTCAATTTG GTTGTGTCAGAACAAAATTCTGTCATCGCTGTCGATAATGCCCGCTACATTGACGCTAAATCATGGGAGCTACTCGAATATTGGACGCAAACGGTCAACACCACATTCATATTCTCCATAAGAACACTTGCCTCGTCTGGTCAACTTTGTGAATCAGCTGTTAGATTAATCGAGAATACTGATAGCAAATTACATCTCCGATTGA CTGGTTTACAAAGCGAGCATATTCCTGATCTGATGTGTCAATTACTAGAAGTGAACGAAGTACCTAAAAAGCTATGTGAAATTGTTCAAATTAAAAGTCAAGGAGTACCATCATGGTGTGAACAGTTAATAAAAGACATGGTAGATTCTAATACTATACAGTTTGTTGCGCGTTCATCTTGTTTGCCACTAAACACGCAGAAGAATCTCTCTCGATTTGAGATTCCCTTGATAAACACGCACGACTATCTTTCGTCTGAAGAAATGGGCTGCATCAAAGAAAACGAAAGGGTAGCTACTCCATCATTAAGTCCGTCACAAATGCAACTGAGAAGGCAAGGCAAAACGAGAAAGGAAAGTGACGCTTCTGGAAAAAGGCTTTCGATCTGTAAAAG caacttttcaaaaattcagAGTGTGTCGAGCAGTTTTGTCTACGATGAAGAGAACTACATAAAGGCATCTCCAGGCGTGATGCCTCAGGAAACAGATGAAGTATGCGTGATACCTCAACATATTGATCTAAAGAAAATGCTAGTTCCTGACTCCATGAAAGACATGGTGCTGGCACGCATAGACCGAATGTCATTGCACGAACAGACCATCTTAAAATGTGCAGCTGTGCTAG ggcAAAGCTTCACACGTGATCTATTGAACGCTATTATCCCGAAGAACTGCATCAATATGCTAGATACAACTTTGTATAATTtatgcaaacaaaaaatttttgaatgcGGTTCACTGGCTATTATTTCCTCACAAAATCGCAACCAATCAACTTACGACTTTCAACATCAAGAAAACATTACAGCACCATCCAAACCACAACACCATTACCACCATCATGTAATGACAG GTATCCACAAAACACAAGTGTTGTGTGGATGTTACGCTTATGAAGGATATGCGGTTATCAATCTCTCACAATCAAATGCATTCTCAGACAACAAGAAACGAATATGTTTGTACTTGCAATTTAGTAACTCTTTTGTACAAGAAGCGGCTTACGCACTGTGGCTAGAGGATCAAAGACGAGCTTTACACGAGCGCGCTGCCGTGTACTTGGAGCAGCAGTCACAAAAATGCCGCTCGTGTGGTGGTGACGGGTTTATACCCGGATATGGTCGAGGCATCTCAGCCTCTGAACAAATAAAGAACGGGAAAACCAGAAAATTTAGTG TTTCACACAGTCAAAGATCTGGCAGTCGTTCATTTTCGCTCTTCAATGAAAACAAACGTTACATCGCGTCGCAGAACACTTTAGAAGAAGCATTAAAACTCCGCAATAAATCAAAGGcagaacatttaaaaaactatGAACCAACTGGTTATCGTGGAGAAAGCATTGGTCTTGCTCTCATTGCAATGGCAA GATTGTTGGCGGAGAGTCAAGAAAATCGTCAGTTGGAGTCGCAGAAGAATTTTAGGACTTTTACCAAACGTGTCAATCGGATACATCCCAGTCAAACCATTGGTAAATTAGCCACTAAGGCCTTGTTGATGGAATTTAAACAATCGTCTATTTTATCAGGAGCATCTTCAAGTCAAAAGACACGGAAAGCTTCTACATTTGTGGAAAATTGCAATATTGATTTGAGCCACTGTCAATGTGCCCAG ATTCAAGCCCTTGTCTTACCGAAGCTGGTGTATTATTTAAAGGCAGCTGGAAATTTGATGAAAACTTTTCATTACACTATTGACGCTGCGTCAGCAGAATTAAACGTAAACAAAAGCATGAACTGTTTGACATTGCTAGAAGATGTTGATCGGATGATCAGACAACAGGAGGGGAGCAATTATCAAGGTTTCTTGGTAACAGATGAGGATAGAGCAAAAGTGGAATGTCTAAAAGGACAG GCGTTATGTAAAATGGATTGCTTGGATGAAGGTATTCAGCATTTTCACAACGCATTGAAACTTTTGAATACTCCACAACCTTCAAGTAAATTTGGAGTCCTGATGAGAACGTGGAAAGCCTCGCTTGTTCAAACACTTCATCAGAAAATGCCAGGAGTTTTTACAGACAATAAGAG CGAAGAAACTGAGTTTTCGGTTGAACAAGTCAGATGCTTGTCATTTCTTTCAAAGGCGTACCACATGAAAAAAGATTACGCTCGAGCATACTTGGCTAATTTAGAGCAATTAAACATGGCGGAGGAGGTGTGTGGCGAGTTTTGGAATGAG ATGATGGTTGCTTACACAGACATAATAACATCATGTCAAATCAACGGAAATTTTAATTTAGGGAAAGTATATGAACAAATGGCTAAAGAGAA AGCAAAATCTGCTTCAATCAACGTAGAAGATATGTTAACAGTTGGTCAGTTCCACCTCACATGTGCATCCTTCCACCTAGCTAACGGGGACATAAACAATGCTTTAAATGCAG GTACCGATTGCTACAAGATTGCGAAAGGGCTTACAGATGCAAACATGAAAATACACATCATTCCTGTACTTGCTCATATGTACTTATTAAAGTTACG GGCACAGTCTTGCAGCGAAATCTTGAAAGAAATGATGCCATTAGTTTTGAAAATTGAGGACCATCAAGCAAAGTGGATATATTATTCATGTTGTGTCGATCTGCTGTTGGATACAG GTATGACTATGTATCCACTAGAAGAAATTACTAAGTTTGCTGAAACGCCAGAAGAATCAACAGTTAAtgattttctcaaaaaatatttaaacatggCTTTAACATTATG
- the LOC130613251 gene encoding adenylate cyclase type 10-like isoform X1 has translation MTQDTLFPAGDRRNVSRLGLTNKTSKLSSLGRSSYDSTNILSRILLGQKAEEADKNNNELIRQLLCHIPDSMIYFNHSKDMPSTKEFLGVVMFADISGFTALTEKYSAMATADGTSGTDKLSATLNAYIGKIVDEIINRKGDVLKFAGDAILATWKCSDIGHNAKSLLNKVINCSIDIQANCDNFMTEVGIVLRVKLAIAVGGMCLTNVGLPPAKQFDISGSAVDDVGATEKQAIPGSVILSQLAWANCEQSLFSATPLENGTYFKLIGHAQQGTSTETNNQTNENNVAIILQTSERMVTSALDYLIDQCTDYTQDMPKALLLDEDEKVTTGRFLAKNAMTGTNAKEKRRKKFERLTMTSNLSPQEVQNLRAYVPEPVLHKLDHGQDLEWLSEMRQVSVLFINMQLPTTPTEGSKVLQKAFEVVYDACTRYKGNLNKVFGFDKGCTFVVIFGLPGQKHEDDPSRAVQCAHHIFDSLHAIQEIVNESIGVTTGLAFCGVVGHKDRHEYTVIGSKVNMAARLMMYYPGLLTCDAETFEGAKTRLRKQDFTPLPYIELKGMKDPGVVREYNPNSSKKDEQDIVVYPMLGRKQEMRVWRELMKKQKVGSLHRSEVVIIEGEAGIGKTKLLEEFMDDAEKCHMRVIHAEGDVSHAQSTYYIVNTLMRAFFDVEGESREKYIMSIINEDAEITENIGLLSDIISTYIATTPNIMDVQENERQEKHKYILTKLLNLVVSEQNSVIAVDNARYIDAKSWELLEYWTQTVNTTFIFSIRTLASSGQLCESAVRLIENTDSKLHLRLTGLQSEHIPDLMCQLLEVNEVPKKLCEIVQIKSQGVPSWCEQLIKDMVDSNTIQFVARSSCLPLNTQKNLSRFEIPLINTHDYLSSEEMGCIKENERVATPSLSPSQMQLRRQGKTRKESDASGKRLSICKSNFSKIQSVSSSFVYDEENYIKASPGVMPQETDEVCVIPQHIDLKKMLVPDSMKDMVLARIDRMSLHEQTILKCAAVLGQSFTRDLLNAIIPKNCINMLDTTLYNLCKQKIFECGSLAIISSQNRNQSTYDFQHQENITAPSKPQHHYHHHVMTGIHKTQVLCGCYAYEGYAVINLSQSNAFSDNKKRICLYLQFSNSFVQEAAYALWLEDQRRALHERAAVYLEQQSQKCRSCGGDGFIPGYGRGISASEQIKNGKTRKFSVSHSQRSGSRSFSLFNENKRYIASQNTLEEALKLRNKSKAEHLKNYEPTGYRGESIGLALIAMARLLAESQENRQLESQKNFRTFTKRVNRIHPSQTIGKLATKALLMEFKQSSILSGASSSQKTRKASTFVENCNIDLSHCQCAQIQALVLPKLVYYLKAAGNLMKTFHYTIDAASAELNVNKSMNCLTLLEDVDRMIRQQEGSNYQGFLVTDEDRAKVECLKGQALCKMDCLDEGIQHFHNALKLLNTPQPSSKFGVLMRTWKASLVQTLHQKMPGVFTDNKSEETEFSVEQVRCLSFLSKAYHMKKDYARAYLANLEQLNMAEEVCGEFWNEMMVAYTDIITSCQINGNFNLGKVYEQMAKEKAKSASINVEDMLTVGQFHLTCASFHLANGDINNALNAGTDCYKIAKGLTDANMKIHIIPVLAHMYLLKLRAQSCSEILKEMMPLVLKIEDHQAKWIYYSCCVDLLLDTGMTMYPLEEITKFAETPEESTVNDFLKKYLNMALTLWYVRHNRWSEAGSHFQDYSDWDIETTYQTFQSRFLSISAEYYLHCFRLNPTTQRKNAVQKAINKFKIHMRCKGLFQARLYHLQAYFAYLKGKSNRAKLLLEDSVVASKNNDVSFDLEWAMASKATWFNDQSEEIELEPLMSRSSKYILPRIQ, from the exons ATGACACAAGACACACTATTTCCAGCAGGCGATCGAAGAAATGTTTCTCGCCTGGGATTAACcaacaaaacatcaaaattatcGTCTCTTGGCAGATCAAGTTATG ACTCTACGAATATACTCAGTCGCATTCTGCTGGGACAGAAAGCAGAAGAAGCagataaaaacaacaacgaacTCATTCGACAGCTTCTTTGTCACATCCCTGATAGCATGATTTATTTTAATCATAGCAAGGATATGCCATCAACTAAAGAATTTCTCGGAGTGGTGATGTTTGCTGATATCTCAG gattTACAGCTTTGACAGAAAAATACAGCGCTATGGCAACAGCGGATGGCACAAGTGGTACTGACAAGTTGTCGGCAACATTAAATGCTTATATAGGAAAGATAGTAGATG AAATTATAAATAGAAAAGGGGACGTCTTGAAGTTTGCTG GTGATGCGATTCTAGCTACTTGGAAATGTAGCGATATAGGTCATAATGCAAAATCACTTTTAAACAAAGTCATAAACTGTAGCATCGACATTCAGGCCAACTGCGATAATTTCATGACTGAGGTTGGAATCGTGTTGAGAGTAAAGTTAGCCATTGCAGTTGGGGGGATGTGTTTAACCAATGTTGGCCTACCACCCGCTAAACAGTTTGATATTTCTGGTTCCGCTGTGGATGATGTAGGAGCAACAGAGAAGCAAGCCATCCCTGGCTCCGTTATACTTTCACAGCTAGCTTGGGCTAATTGTGAACAGAGTTTATTTTCTGCAACACCTTTAGAAAATGGAACATATTTTAAG cttATCGGGCATGCGCAACAGGGAACTTCAACTGAAACAAATAATCAGACTAATGAAAACAATGTGGCAATAATTTTGCAAACTTCGGAAAGAATGGTTACGTCAGCATTAGACTATTTAATCGACCAATGCACGGACTACACCCAGGATATGCCTAAAGCTTTACTGTTGGATGAAGACGAGAAAGTCACAACTGGCAGATTCTTGGCTAAAAATGCCATGACCGGAACTAAcgcaaaagaaaaaagaaggaaaaaattcG AGAGGTTGACCATGACATCCAACTTGTCACCACAAGAAGTTCAAAATTTAAGAGCATATGTCCCTGAGCCAGTTTTACACAAA CTCGACCATGGACAAGACTTAGAGTGGCTTTCTGAAATGCGGCAAGTCTCcgttttgtttataaatatGCAGCTTCCAACAACCCCTACGGAGGGTAGTAAAGTCTTACAAAAGGCTTTTGAAGTTGTGTACGACGCTTGTACTAGGTATAAAG GTAACTTGAATAAAGTATTCGGATTTGAcaag GGTTGTACGTTTGTTGTTATATTTGGACTTCCTGGTCAAAAACACGAAGACGATCCCTCCCGTGCTGTGCAATGTGCTCATCACATTTTCGATTCTTTGCATGCGATACAAGAAATTGT GAATGAAAGTATTGGAGTCACTACTGGTCTTGCTTTTTGCGGAGTTGTTGGTCACAAAGATAGACATGAATACACAG TGATTGGGAGTAAAGTTAACATGGCAGCACGACTGATGATGTATTACCCTGGCTTACTGACTTGTGATGCTGAAACATTTGAAGGTGCAAAAACGAGACTACGAAAACAAGATTTCACCCCCTTACCTTACATTGAATTAAAAGGGATGAAAGATCCTGGTGTCGTACGGGAATACAATCCAAACTCCAG CAAGAAAGATGAACAGGATATTGTTGTTTATCCAATGCTAG GACGAAAACAAGAAATGAGGGTGTGGAGAGAGctaatgaaaaaacaaaaagttggaAGTTTACATAGAAGTGAGGTTGTGATTATCGAAGGAGAGGCAGGCATTGGGAAAACAAAGTTGTTGGAAGAATTCATGGATGATGCGGAAAAGTGCCATATGCGTGTTATTCATGCTGAGGGTGATGTGTCACACGCACAAAGCACTTACTATATTGTTAATACTCTGATGAGGGCATTTTTTGATGTAGAAGGTGAAAGCAGGGAAAAATACATCATGTCTATTATAAACGAGGACGCCGAAATCACGGAAAATATTGGCCTGTTGAGTGATATTATTTCAACCTAT ATTGCAACAACACCGAATATCATGGATGTCCAAGAAAACGAAAGGCAAGAGAAACATAAATACATTCTTACGAAACTTCTCAATTTG GTTGTGTCAGAACAAAATTCTGTCATCGCTGTCGATAATGCCCGCTACATTGACGCTAAATCATGGGAGCTACTCGAATATTGGACGCAAACGGTCAACACCACATTCATATTCTCCATAAGAACACTTGCCTCGTCTGGTCAACTTTGTGAATCAGCTGTTAGATTAATCGAGAATACTGATAGCAAATTACATCTCCGATTGA CTGGTTTACAAAGCGAGCATATTCCTGATCTGATGTGTCAATTACTAGAAGTGAACGAAGTACCTAAAAAGCTATGTGAAATTGTTCAAATTAAAAGTCAAGGAGTACCATCATGGTGTGAACAGTTAATAAAAGACATGGTAGATTCTAATACTATACAGTTTGTTGCGCGTTCATCTTGTTTGCCACTAAACACGCAGAAGAATCTCTCTCGATTTGAGATTCCCTTGATAAACACGCACGACTATCTTTCGTCTGAAGAAATGGGCTGCATCAAAGAAAACGAAAGGGTAGCTACTCCATCATTAAGTCCGTCACAAATGCAACTGAGAAGGCAAGGCAAAACGAGAAAGGAAAGTGACGCTTCTGGAAAAAGGCTTTCGATCTGTAAAAG caacttttcaaaaattcagAGTGTGTCGAGCAGTTTTGTCTACGATGAAGAGAACTACATAAAGGCATCTCCAGGCGTGATGCCTCAGGAAACAGATGAAGTATGCGTGATACCTCAACATATTGATCTAAAGAAAATGCTAGTTCCTGACTCCATGAAAGACATGGTGCTGGCACGCATAGACCGAATGTCATTGCACGAACAGACCATCTTAAAATGTGCAGCTGTGCTAG ggcAAAGCTTCACACGTGATCTATTGAACGCTATTATCCCGAAGAACTGCATCAATATGCTAGATACAACTTTGTATAATTtatgcaaacaaaaaatttttgaatgcGGTTCACTGGCTATTATTTCCTCACAAAATCGCAACCAATCAACTTACGACTTTCAACATCAAGAAAACATTACAGCACCATCCAAACCACAACACCATTACCACCATCATGTAATGACAG GTATCCACAAAACACAAGTGTTGTGTGGATGTTACGCTTATGAAGGATATGCGGTTATCAATCTCTCACAATCAAATGCATTCTCAGACAACAAGAAACGAATATGTTTGTACTTGCAATTTAGTAACTCTTTTGTACAAGAAGCGGCTTACGCACTGTGGCTAGAGGATCAAAGACGAGCTTTACACGAGCGCGCTGCCGTGTACTTGGAGCAGCAGTCACAAAAATGCCGCTCGTGTGGTGGTGACGGGTTTATACCCGGATATGGTCGAGGCATCTCAGCCTCTGAACAAATAAAGAACGGGAAAACCAGAAAATTTAGTG TTTCACACAGTCAAAGATCTGGCAGTCGTTCATTTTCGCTCTTCAATGAAAACAAACGTTACATCGCGTCGCAGAACACTTTAGAAGAAGCATTAAAACTCCGCAATAAATCAAAGGcagaacatttaaaaaactatGAACCAACTGGTTATCGTGGAGAAAGCATTGGTCTTGCTCTCATTGCAATGGCAA GATTGTTGGCGGAGAGTCAAGAAAATCGTCAGTTGGAGTCGCAGAAGAATTTTAGGACTTTTACCAAACGTGTCAATCGGATACATCCCAGTCAAACCATTGGTAAATTAGCCACTAAGGCCTTGTTGATGGAATTTAAACAATCGTCTATTTTATCAGGAGCATCTTCAAGTCAAAAGACACGGAAAGCTTCTACATTTGTGGAAAATTGCAATATTGATTTGAGCCACTGTCAATGTGCCCAG ATTCAAGCCCTTGTCTTACCGAAGCTGGTGTATTATTTAAAGGCAGCTGGAAATTTGATGAAAACTTTTCATTACACTATTGACGCTGCGTCAGCAGAATTAAACGTAAACAAAAGCATGAACTGTTTGACATTGCTAGAAGATGTTGATCGGATGATCAGACAACAGGAGGGGAGCAATTATCAAGGTTTCTTGGTAACAGATGAGGATAGAGCAAAAGTGGAATGTCTAAAAGGACAG GCGTTATGTAAAATGGATTGCTTGGATGAAGGTATTCAGCATTTTCACAACGCATTGAAACTTTTGAATACTCCACAACCTTCAAGTAAATTTGGAGTCCTGATGAGAACGTGGAAAGCCTCGCTTGTTCAAACACTTCATCAGAAAATGCCAGGAGTTTTTACAGACAATAAGAG CGAAGAAACTGAGTTTTCGGTTGAACAAGTCAGATGCTTGTCATTTCTTTCAAAGGCGTACCACATGAAAAAAGATTACGCTCGAGCATACTTGGCTAATTTAGAGCAATTAAACATGGCGGAGGAGGTGTGTGGCGAGTTTTGGAATGAG ATGATGGTTGCTTACACAGACATAATAACATCATGTCAAATCAACGGAAATTTTAATTTAGGGAAAGTATATGAACAAATGGCTAAAGAGAA AGCAAAATCTGCTTCAATCAACGTAGAAGATATGTTAACAGTTGGTCAGTTCCACCTCACATGTGCATCCTTCCACCTAGCTAACGGGGACATAAACAATGCTTTAAATGCAG GTACCGATTGCTACAAGATTGCGAAAGGGCTTACAGATGCAAACATGAAAATACACATCATTCCTGTACTTGCTCATATGTACTTATTAAAGTTACG GGCACAGTCTTGCAGCGAAATCTTGAAAGAAATGATGCCATTAGTTTTGAAAATTGAGGACCATCAAGCAAAGTGGATATATTATTCATGTTGTGTCGATCTGCTGTTGGATACAG GTATGACTATGTATCCACTAGAAGAAATTACTAAGTTTGCTGAAACGCCAGAAGAATCAACAGTTAAtgattttctcaaaaaatatttaaacatggCTTTAACATTATG